The following proteins are encoded in a genomic region of Arachis ipaensis cultivar K30076 chromosome B02, Araip1.1, whole genome shotgun sequence:
- the LOC107625837 gene encoding autophagy-related protein 3 isoform X3 — MESGEPSKRKPYLPADKQLLITRNVPCLRRAVSVEEEYEAAGGEVLLDDEENDGWLATHGKPKETKSDEEEDLPSMESLEISKKEPVKQISSYMGGDEEDDIPDMAEFEETDNIVTDPSTYLVAHEPDDDNILRTRTYDISITYDKYYQTPRVWLTGYDESRMLLQQELVLEDVSQDHARKTVTIEDHPHLPGKHASIHPCRHGAVMKKIIDVLMSRGVEPEVDKYLFLFLKFMASVIPTIEYDYTMDFDLGSSSNN, encoded by the exons AT GGAATCAGGTGAGCCAAGCAAAAGGAAGCCATATTTGCCAGCGGATAAACAATTATTAATTACTAGGAATG TGCCGTGTTTGCGGAGAGCTGTATCTGTAGAAGAAGAATATGAAGCGGCTGGAGGAGAAGTTCTACTTGATGATGAAGAAAATGATGGATGGCTAGCAACTCATGGAAAACCTAAAG aaACCAAATCCGACGAGGAAGAGGATTTACCTTCCATGGAAAGCCTAGAAATCAGCAAAAAGGAACCTGTTAAGCAAATTTCATCCTACATGGGAGGTGATGAGGAAGACGATATTCCGGATATGGCTGAGTTTGAAGAAACTGATAACATTGTTACAGATCCT TCTACATATCTAGTGGCTCATGAACCTGATGATGATAATATTCTACGAACCCGAACTTACGACATCAGTATCAC GTATGATAAATATTATCAAACACCTCGAGTATGGCTTACCGGGTATGATGAG TCAAGGATGCTTTTGCAACAAGAACTTGTCCTTGAAGATGTTAGTCAGGACCATGCTCGCAAAACG GTAACAATTGAGGACCACCCTCACTTGCCTGGTAAGCATGCATCTATTCATCCATGTCGACATGGAGCAGTGATGAAGAAAATCATTGATGTTTTGATGTCACGTGGGGTTGAGCCAGAAGTTGACAA GTACCTGTTCTTATTCTTGAAGTTTATGGCCTCTGTAATTCCAACTATTGAGTATGATTACACAATGGACTTTGATCTTGGTAGCTCCAGCAACAACTGA
- the LOC107628494 gene encoding PLAT domain-containing protein 2-like — MGQGYNYLERGNLDAFTGRGPCIDTPVCRLNLTSDGSGSHHGWYCDYVEVTTTGPHKSCSQTFFYIDQWLADDVSPYNLSAVLDGCHRAQYARRLDEMHDSIH, encoded by the coding sequence ATGGGCCAAGGCTATAACTACCTGGAGCGCGGCAATCTTGATGCCTTCACCGGCCGAGGCCCATGCATAGACACCCCGGTCTGCCGCCTCAACCTCACCTCTGACGGCTCTGGCTCCCACCATGGTTGGTATTGCGACTATGTTGAGGTTACTACCACTGGCCCCCATAAATCATGCTCTCAGACATTCTTCTACATTGACCAGTGGCTCGCTGATGATGTCAGCCCCTACAATCTCAGCGCCGTCCTCGACGGATGCCACCGTGCACAATACGCTCGTCGGCTTGATGAGATGCATGATTCAATTCATTGA
- the LOC107625837 gene encoding autophagy-related protein 3 isoform X2 encodes MVLSQKIHEAFKGTVERITSARTVSAFKEKGVLSVSEFVTAGDNLVAKCPTWSWESGEPSKRKPYLPADKQLLITRNVPCLRRAVSVEEEYEAAGGEVLLDDEENDGWLATHGKPKETKSDEEEDLPSMESLEISKKEPVKQISSYMGGDEEDDIPDMAEFEETDNIVTDPSTYLVAHEPDDDNILRTRTYDISITYDKYYQTPRVWLTGYDESRMLLQQELVLEDVSQDHARKTVTIEDHPHLPGKHASIHPCRHGAVMKKIIDVLMSRGVEPEVDK; translated from the exons ATGGTTCTGTCTCAGAAGATTCACGAAGCTTTCAAGGGCACAGTAGAGAGGATCACGAGCGCTCGAACCGTCTCAGCCTTCAAAGAGAAAGGAGTTCTCAGTGTCTCTGAGTTCGTCACTGCCGGCGACAATCTCGTTGCCAAATGCCCCACTTGGTCCTG GGAATCAGGTGAGCCAAGCAAAAGGAAGCCATATTTGCCAGCGGATAAACAATTATTAATTACTAGGAATG TGCCGTGTTTGCGGAGAGCTGTATCTGTAGAAGAAGAATATGAAGCGGCTGGAGGAGAAGTTCTACTTGATGATGAAGAAAATGATGGATGGCTAGCAACTCATGGAAAACCTAAAG aaACCAAATCCGACGAGGAAGAGGATTTACCTTCCATGGAAAGCCTAGAAATCAGCAAAAAGGAACCTGTTAAGCAAATTTCATCCTACATGGGAGGTGATGAGGAAGACGATATTCCGGATATGGCTGAGTTTGAAGAAACTGATAACATTGTTACAGATCCT TCTACATATCTAGTGGCTCATGAACCTGATGATGATAATATTCTACGAACCCGAACTTACGACATCAGTATCAC GTATGATAAATATTATCAAACACCTCGAGTATGGCTTACCGGGTATGATGAG TCAAGGATGCTTTTGCAACAAGAACTTGTCCTTGAAGATGTTAGTCAGGACCATGCTCGCAAAACG GTAACAATTGAGGACCACCCTCACTTGCCTGGTAAGCATGCATCTATTCATCCATGTCGACATGGAGCAGTGATGAAGAAAATCATTGATGTTTTGATGTCACGTGGGGTTGAGCCAGAAGTTGACAAGTAA
- the LOC107625837 gene encoding autophagy-related protein 3 isoform X1 has product MVLSQKIHEAFKGTVERITSARTVSAFKEKGVLSVSEFVTAGDNLVAKCPTWSWESGEPSKRKPYLPADKQLLITRNVPCLRRAVSVEEEYEAAGGEVLLDDEENDGWLATHGKPKETKSDEEEDLPSMESLEISKKEPVKQISSYMGGDEEDDIPDMAEFEETDNIVTDPSTYLVAHEPDDDNILRTRTYDISITYDKYYQTPRVWLTGYDESRMLLQQELVLEDVSQDHARKTVTIEDHPHLPGKHASIHPCRHGAVMKKIIDVLMSRGVEPEVDKYLFLFLKFMASVIPTIEYDYTMDFDLGSSSNN; this is encoded by the exons ATGGTTCTGTCTCAGAAGATTCACGAAGCTTTCAAGGGCACAGTAGAGAGGATCACGAGCGCTCGAACCGTCTCAGCCTTCAAAGAGAAAGGAGTTCTCAGTGTCTCTGAGTTCGTCACTGCCGGCGACAATCTCGTTGCCAAATGCCCCACTTGGTCCTG GGAATCAGGTGAGCCAAGCAAAAGGAAGCCATATTTGCCAGCGGATAAACAATTATTAATTACTAGGAATG TGCCGTGTTTGCGGAGAGCTGTATCTGTAGAAGAAGAATATGAAGCGGCTGGAGGAGAAGTTCTACTTGATGATGAAGAAAATGATGGATGGCTAGCAACTCATGGAAAACCTAAAG aaACCAAATCCGACGAGGAAGAGGATTTACCTTCCATGGAAAGCCTAGAAATCAGCAAAAAGGAACCTGTTAAGCAAATTTCATCCTACATGGGAGGTGATGAGGAAGACGATATTCCGGATATGGCTGAGTTTGAAGAAACTGATAACATTGTTACAGATCCT TCTACATATCTAGTGGCTCATGAACCTGATGATGATAATATTCTACGAACCCGAACTTACGACATCAGTATCAC GTATGATAAATATTATCAAACACCTCGAGTATGGCTTACCGGGTATGATGAG TCAAGGATGCTTTTGCAACAAGAACTTGTCCTTGAAGATGTTAGTCAGGACCATGCTCGCAAAACG GTAACAATTGAGGACCACCCTCACTTGCCTGGTAAGCATGCATCTATTCATCCATGTCGACATGGAGCAGTGATGAAGAAAATCATTGATGTTTTGATGTCACGTGGGGTTGAGCCAGAAGTTGACAA GTACCTGTTCTTATTCTTGAAGTTTATGGCCTCTGTAATTCCAACTATTGAGTATGATTACACAATGGACTTTGATCTTGGTAGCTCCAGCAACAACTGA